A stretch of DNA from Anopheles ziemanni chromosome 3, idAnoZiCoDA_A2_x.2, whole genome shotgun sequence:
AAACACTTGCTAATTACATACCttctggaaagaaaagaacagaCAAGCAATCACATTCCATTAGAACCTTTGAATGGACAATTACAATTCTACTCCACTTACCCTGAATGCTGGACCATCGGGTATTGCTGGAGGTATTTCGTTGCTATTCTGAAATAATTATGGATAACACTTACCTGTATAGGGAATCTTACTTACCAACATTGGTTTCATGATAGATTTCTCATCACACATCACAAATAAACACActttttgcacatttttcgGCACACCATTCTTTTTCACATTGTCAACATCACAACAAAGCAATGACGTCTCGATAGCTTATACCAAGATTGTTGAACTCAAGGTTATGTGTTAAAtgtgaaagaaaacagaaatgtCAAAACCATTCGTGCCAAGCAGATTCTTTGCTACTATTAACCAAACTGATAGTCTAAATCTTTGCAACAAATATTTTGGatgtattttttatcataattACTCATTGTTTTCGGTCGAACAATTGAATTGACAACATATTTGCATGGTTACACAACGTTGACAACGATACAAATGTCAAAAATTAGACTTTCGATATACCTTTAGCTTCAACCACTTTGTTTGAAGCAGGAGGTAGAATTCGGAATGGAGGAGAAGATCGTGAGCGTAGCCGCTCGCTGCGTTGAATCGTGGACGGGAAAGGCGAAGCAAGGGGAGTGCATGACGCATGGGGACGGGTGGTATAGCAGTTTGTAGAACAAGGGGTTAAAATAATGGTGGAAGTAGtgtgaaacgggtggaaattaaGGGGAGGTGAGTCCCGTTTCCCGCGGGGGGTTCAATGGATTTGGCGGTTTTGTTCAATCGGTTATTACCGTTATTGCTATTTCGAACATAATGAGTTTTCGAACATAATGTATGGAATACAAAATAGAAAGTTACATTTTATCGCAGATTTAAGTGTATCAATAACCATGGTAGTAATTacgaaaaattgtaaaatagcAGATTGCAAGCTCGAGAATTGTGGCTATCATAGGTATGAAAATAAAGTAGAACTTCGATTATTTTCTTCAGCATGGTTGCGTGAACACGTGTGGCTgaataagaaaatggttttagcaaattaaacaaataatatTATCCAGCGTCAGCATGCAGAATAACTGATTTCATGAGCATTTGCACATGCACTACTATTCTCTTCTTTGTTCTGCTTACTAAGTTGCTATAATACTGAGAATTCTCTAACGGCATTGCAAACACGTGTTTGCAGTAAACGTAATTcgttacaaaaagaaaacgttcaaaaattaaaaaaagttcaTTCTATTATATTTACTTTGGGAAACATAGTATATTGTCGTTGTCATAGACATCTTTTCAAAGTACTATTTTAACGTTCATACTTTCATTAACAAACCATTATAACTTGTTGATTTATAGCCTCTAGCAAGtgcaaagatttttttttgtattgctAATAATAGTCCTCAGCGAGCATCAGGGGGATTTCAAATCAAAGGCAATAATCGCTTGAGCCGTTAAATAGCATAGCTTTACCTTTATCATGGTGAGAAATTCCAGATGCACGCTGGCACGAACAAAGGCACTTTCAAGAGGTTCATTTCATCCTAACAAAGGATCGGATTCGTTTCGAAGGCGGCAACATACTAATAGCCGAGTGACGAAGCCAAGTAGCTTCGATTTCCGGAGGCTCTCCTTCCGGACGTTCCCCGTGGGGAAGTAGATTCCATTGCGAAACGAATCGAACCGTCGATTGGGCTTTTAATACACCCAAAACACCCGACGCTGGACGTAGATCCGGTTACCATGGCGCACTAgggaaacacaacaaacaaacaaaacgggtGGTTTTTCATCCGTCCTCGTGGGGGGTGGTGTGAAAATTCCTCTGTCAGTCGGTTAGAAGTCACCGTCGCATCCCGAAGCGCGGAGAGAGAGATTTTGTACGgtttctaaaaacaaaaattaaaaaatcctcGCAAAATCACGAGATACTCTTTCCCCTACCGGGATAGGCACCTGGAACCAGGagagaaatttattttcaggTCACCGGGTGGGCGCAAGTGTCTTCTTACCCCAAAACAAGGATAACCTCAAAACACTAAAAGTAAACGATGCCACCCGAAGTGCTTCGTGGCTAAGGGAACTGCGGGTGTAGCTGGCACCTATCGGCCGTAGAACCATTGGTCGGATTGGGTTGATCTAGATTTTTCCAGGCCTAGGTAGCACAACAAACCGCGAAACGCGCCAAGACAACCCGAACACAGGTGCCCCTCTCACGCCCGCACGCTATGTCTGGCCACGGTCGGTCGGTGTTTGTGAACTCGTGCATCAAGAAACCGCTCAGTCCGTCGAGCAAACGGCCCAATCCTTCGTTTTTGGTGCCACAGTGTAGTTTAGACCGTGGATTGCAGGACCCGCGCACTCAGGACGCGATGAGTACGATGACGCGCAAGAAGGCTGCATCCAAGTGCCCCCTGGCACGGAACGGCCACTACCGTCGCTCCAAGTGCTGCTCGATGACGCACCAGCTGCGTAAGGAAGCGGATAGCTTCCAGACGATGGTGCAGTTTTACGACAGCATTCCGGACTACAACGAGTTGTTGCATCTACCCCGGGACGAGTTCTACTGTCGGCTAAACACGTTGAAGAAGAAACAACGGGAGCTGAAGTCGATGTGCTGCGTTGGGGAAGCTGACGTCAACGGTAAAGGTGACCGTGCGATGCAACCGGAAGTGAATGACGGCTGCACCGGAAGAAGTGAAGTTCAAGGGCTGACAAAACATAGCTATGGTGGCGTGAGTGATAGTGTAGGTACCGGTGATCCCGCCAGAGAAAACGTTCGACCGAACGACGAGGATGGAGATTCTTCCCTCCACTCGTGGAGTAAATCGCCACCGACGGTTGTGGACACGACGAACGATTTTTCCCGTAATCCAACCCTCGCACGGAAAGGTTCCGCCAAGTCGGTGCGAATCGAGAGCACCAAAGAGGACAACTTAAACGGTACAGGGGGCGACGGAGGAGGACGCAAGTATCGCTCGGGGACTCCCTTTGCTTCCGAACCGGACGACAGTGGGACAACTTCGAAGAATGTTACTCCGACGTGCGCCACACCGATCAATGCCGATTTTGTCGAACGGTACGATCGGTACGTGAAGCGCAATCTGCGCTGCAAATCGGCCAGCCCTATCCGCAATCTCGCGAATGTCACCATCCCACAACCGTACAAGATGACCCAACGCGAGGAAGAACAACGGACTCTTCAGGAATTGTTGCTGACGAGCAAAAGTGCCTTCCCGTCACGAGAGGCTCTACCGGAGCCTGCCTCCTCCTCAACGGCCAAACCCGCGACCCAGTTTCGGGCCCACCCGGTTCCGATTACATCCCGTATACCGCTTTTCGACACAATCATGGCCGACCAGGAGTATCGCAACCGGCTGGCGAAGCTGAACTCCGAGATCGAGCTGCAGTCGCAGATCAAACCATTCCACTTTTCCGAGCGCCTTAATCGGGGTAATAGCCGCTGTCTCAGTAGGAGTCTATCCTCGCCGGCCCTACTCGGGACCGGGCTGGAGCTAGGGCTCGATGGGCCAGCGAAGGTACGGCCCTTCAAGGCGAAACCCTGCCCCAAGAAGCTGTTCAGTAGCTCCTTTCAAACGAAGGCCTGGGAGGAGGAATACTTTCGATTTCTCAACAAACGCCTCCGGGCTGAAGAGATGCTACGGCAAGCCACTCTCCCACCATCGATGGCTCGCCGGGAGCGAAGCGAAAGGAAGAACTGTCTTTCGCGCCATTCGGTCACGACGGACGAGACGACCAAGGATCGGCCAGGATCGGCCGGTGGCGGGAAGAAATCGAAGCGGAAGCGAAAGACGCGGAAATCGTTCAAACGTCGAAAAAGTGTCGAAGAGAAGTGTGCGGATTACTTTGCATCGGTCACCGATCCTTCGAGGGTAAGAAAATTCGTCCTAATGTGAGTTTATTGTTTGTAGTTTAAATTATCTTCGCCTATCGTCCATGTAGATACTTTATCCAACAAGTAACTCCAGCTGCAGTAACAGTACCGATCCCAACCGTGGCTCGGGTGACACACCGGCCCCGATATACCCCGTCAATCGGCCCAACCTGGCGGCTACACTGCGCACCGAATGGTGCCGGAAGAAGTTACGAGACCTAGAACTCGATGAGACGGCGgcggaaaagaagaaagcacCCCGGTTCCGGTGGGGTGTTAAGAAGTCGCAGGCCTTCCAGAACCTTAACCTAGAGTAAGTTATCGATCGAAGCTATCTAGGCgcgtttttaatgtttccttTCTATACAGTCACACCCACGAGGAAGAACTCAACCTTCGGCTAGCGACGAGAAGAGCTGAGCAGCGGCTTCGACAGGAGGAACACGCGATCAACATGGAACTGATGAGGCAGCGGGTCAAGGCAGCCCCGTTGCTTCTAGAAGGTCCACCCCAGTGGGGTCCCCGGTTAGGGCACGTTGCCCATCGCTGCTCGAGCCTTAACCGCGAGTCCGAGCAAGCCCTTTTCCGGAAGCCGGAAAAATTCACGAAATCTATTTCCCAGAAACTACCAACGGCCGCACCCATTAGTGGTCCACCAGCGGGACCTAGTAAAAAGTGTGACTCACCGGTGACGTCTTATaccaacaccagcaccagcagtcaTCACCGTGGCCGTCCGGGACGGCACGAGCAAAGACACCAGCGATCAGCTGAGAAAAGACGCAACGCCGGTAATGGGAGCAAACTTAGTACTTACTCCTTCGATTCCACCGGAAAGCAAAGCTACAAAGTGTGTGACAGTGAACTGCTAAGTTTGTCGGATGTTTAGCACCCGTAGTAATCTGATCGTTGGAGATCCGCCGTTGgagaaaacttaaaaaaaagcacaatcAGAACGGGGCAAGTGGAGATCGTATCCTATGTTCCGTTGACTGGAGATGATGAAGTGCAATTAAagaatatgatttattttctctttcaaaGATAAATACATTGAAAACTCATACTGAGCAATAATACTAGAGAATTTTATTAGAGAGGTTTATACTTTTGGAGCTTTTAGATGTCGCAATCTTTGTTAGGAAAACCCTACCGGATTGTTGCGTGATGAGAAGCCAACCTTCTTCCGGATGTGTGATTGAAATGCTCTTCTTTAGTTTGATGCGTTCACAAAACATTAGCCAATTTATTTGTTGAAACGACCAAACACGAACCAGAAATACAGCTAAAATCAAAgtaatttgacaaaaaaagtgttaaattttATCTGTATTGAACCATACGAATCGTTGACGTATTGAAGCAATTGCGGAGAAGATCGATGTTGAACGATACCAGTTTCCGGATACGCCGCATTGGTCAGGGTTACTTCTTCCTAATGCAACCCTAGAGCGAAGTTCGATCTACGGCCAGCTTAGCGtaaaaacgatggaaaactaCAAAGCGCACGAGCCATGATAAGATCAACATCGATCGACACCGAACGATTTGGCTACCCGCTGCAACCGGTCACGTTCCGTACGCAGTCGTTTGATCAGCACGGCCTGCCGGTCCAGCTGCCACTCGACCGGCTGCTCCTGCAGTTCCGTCTCCGTCATGCGCCGATAGCGTATATCGGTCTCCTTGCCGTGGCCCTCCGCTTGACGGATATCGATCAGGGCTCGTACAAGCGGCACGTAGAAACACAGTAACACTAGCAGCTCCAGAGCGCACACCACGATGACGAACACTTGGGGTGTGATGGCCGGATTCAGTGCACCGCCACCCGATGCCATACCGTCGTGATCGGTCTCGTGTGGGAATAGATAGCGCACTTGATTCTGTACCGCGAGCAGAATCACATTCCACAAGCTGGCGATCTGCAGCGGGGTCTTACGGTACACCGTCAGTGCCCGGTATCGGTCGAAGTCCGGTTCGGCCAGCCTCCCAAACTCCCGCTTGTTTCGTTCGTGGATCACATACGTCAGCAGCCAGTAGACAACGCGCAGATAAACGATGATAAAGTACGTAGCGGCAGCCGGATCGCCATCGTGCGATTGACCCCCAAGC
This window harbors:
- the LOC131287617 gene encoding uncharacterized protein LOC131287617; this translates as MSKHSESTSQTNASKLLPLPEMGEDRTRFRPVFVILLISAHLLFAILIVTVGITVSSLGGQSHDGDPAAATYFIIVYLRVVYWLLTYVIHERNKREFGRLAEPDFDRYRALTVYRKTPLQIASLWNVILLAVQNQVRYLFPHETDHDGMASGGGALNPAITPQVFVIVVCALELLVLLCFYVPLVRALIDIRQAEGHGKETDIRYRRMTETELQEQPVEWQLDRQAVLIKRLRTERDRLQRVAKSFGVDRC
- the LOC131288591 gene encoding uncharacterized protein LOC131288591 yields the protein MSGHGRSVFVNSCIKKPLSPSSKRPNPSFLVPQCSLDRGLQDPRTQDAMSTMTRKKAASKCPLARNGHYRRSKCCSMTHQLRKEADSFQTMVQFYDSIPDYNELLHLPRDEFYCRLNTLKKKQRELKSMCCVGEADVNGKGDRAMQPEVNDGCTGRSEVQGLTKHSYGGVSDSVGTGDPARENVRPNDEDGDSSLHSWSKSPPTVVDTTNDFSRNPTLARKGSAKSVRIESTKEDNLNGTGGDGGGRKYRSGTPFASEPDDSGTTSKNVTPTCATPINADFVERYDRYVKRNLRCKSASPIRNLANVTIPQPYKMTQREEEQRTLQELLLTSKSAFPSREALPEPASSSTAKPATQFRAHPVPITSRIPLFDTIMADQEYRNRLAKLNSEIELQSQIKPFHFSERLNRGNSRCLSRSLSSPALLGTGLELGLDGPAKVRPFKAKPCPKKLFSSSFQTKAWEEEYFRFLNKRLRAEEMLRQATLPPSMARRERSERKNCLSRHSVTTDETTKDRPGSAGGGKKSKRKRKTRKSFKRRKSVEEKCADYFASVTDPSRILYPTSNSSCSNSTDPNRGSGDTPAPIYPVNRPNLAATLRTEWCRKKLRDLELDETAAEKKKAPRFRWGVKKSQAFQNLNLDHTHEEELNLRLATRRAEQRLRQEEHAINMELMRQRVKAAPLLLEGPPQWGPRLGHVAHRCSSLNRESEQALFRKPEKFTKSISQKLPTAAPISGPPAGPSKKCDSPVTSYTNTSTSSHHRGRPGRHEQRHQRSAEKRRNAGNGSKLSTYSFDSTGKQSYKVCDSELLSLSDV